In the genome of Scylla paramamosain isolate STU-SP2022 chromosome 2, ASM3559412v1, whole genome shotgun sequence, the window GCTTCAGGTAGTCTAGGCCGAGCAAGTTCTCCCCGACGTCCGCTACAAAGACGGGAAGATGCTCCTCCGTGCTGCCAACCGCAATCCTGACATGCACTGGTCCCCTCAGCTGTGTGCAGTGCCCTGTAATACCACACAGTTGTTGCTGGGCCACCGGGGGCTGTCCAGTTGCCACCACCCCGTCCTGCACGAAGGTACGTTCCGCGCCCGAGTCCACAGTGAGGCAGCAAGATTTGCCATCCACTTGCCCGCCCACCTGCACTGTCCGGGCACCCTCGGCGCGGCAACTTAGGTGGACTGGGGTCTCTGGCTCTCTGGCTGGCGCTCGACCCCTTCCACCAGCCTCTTTCCGTTTCCCCCAGCCTCCTTGCTATCCCTGGGAGAGACGAGGGCACACTCTGCCGTCTTGTGCCCCTGACCGCAGTTCCAACAACAGGGTTTGTACTGGTACTGCCCTGCTCTGCCGTTGAAAGCCTTTCCGCTACTCGATCCCTGCGGGCAGTACCTCTTAGTGTGCCCCTGCTGCCCGCAAGAGTAGCACTTACCCCTGAACTCACCTAGGGGCGGTGAAGGGCTAGAGTAGGCCTTCTGCACGGcccctttctttgccttcactctcTGCGGGACATAATTCCCGCTGGGTCGCTCCCGCGTCGTCCGGAGAAATGACTCCATCTCCAAGCCCCTTGCCAGGGCCTCCTGAAGGTCCTTGGGGTGTGCCTGCTGGACGTATATCCTCAGTTGTTGGTTATCGATGGCATCAACGAACTGATCCCGCAGGAGAATGGTGATCATCTCCTCACTGGCCTCCTGGTACGCACGCCGCACCAGCACCTCCAAATCCTGCGCCAGGCGTGTCAGGGTCTCCCCCGGGCCTCGTAACCTGGCCCGGAACCTTGTCCTGAACACCTCGGTTTGGTGCTGGTACCCGTACCTCCTctccagtgtcgccgtcactttACTATACGAGCACCGCTGGGCAGCTGGCAGCTGGTTCAAGACTTCTAATGCCGGTCCTTTGAGTGCCCACACCAGCTGCATGGCCATCTCAGGGCGACTCCACTGGcgggcactggccaagagctCGAACTGTGTCTTATACGCTTCCCAAGACACTGTTCCATCGAACTCCTGTGGCCGGCGCCTCGTCCCGTCCTTCAGCCTCCGTGACGTGGAGCTGGCAGCAGAGGGGTACGACTTTACTGAGGCTAGcggggatggtggaggtgataagaCGTTTACAGGAGAGCGTAGGGGAGACGGTATCACCTTGGCCAATGGAGAAAAGCTGTTTAGGCTTCCGTGAcaactattatcctcctccccttcgtcaCTCCCCCCCTCAGTCTCACTAGCACGCCCACTTGACCGGAACAGCGTGCCTTTATGCTGAGAGAGTACAGGAGGCGCCTGTGCCGCCACAACCTCATCCACATATCTCCTCAGTTCACTGGCCgctttttccacctctcccttcacctgatcCTTGGTGAACACTTCACTTAACACCTCGTCTTTAACCCGTGAACACTCCTCCTTCACGAGCCCCATAACCTCCTTAAATACACGGTCTACACTGCTCGTCACCGCTTGCAACTCAGCATGCTGTACCTCTCCCTGCGCCTTCAGGGCACTCATCTCAGCATGCTGTACCTCTCCCTGCGCCTTCAGGGCACTCATAACATCCGCTAGTGTGATTTCTTTCGCCGCCATGCTGACTTAATTACTGTAAGGCACCGTAACTTAACACAACACGCAGCTTACCATGGCAAAACACACTGCACCGTCCGCCCGCCCGCTGCGATCCACAAGTACGTTACCCGTACCACCGCTGCTCGCCTCCCCTGTccaatacacacgcacactcggTAACACACCGCGACGCACACAGTTAGCACTTAACTCATCCCACGATCCTGACACCactgtaacttcaccacccTGTGGGCagtcacacttacacttttagggtctggtgcttcctgcatacgtgacggtgaacttaccccgcggcgctccgtgttctcccctggctcccctcagaaggcgagtagtaaaacacacttatggcttctggccctctattctccgttgctcacactacacagtagtcctatgctgtagctcggcaccccgggcctcttgtcgaccctcggaaggcttcttgacgcctcgctccagctcacaaaggcacatacaagtacaggaggcagtgtcggcgacgcgcgggctttcttccctccccagtGTTCTCTcgccactctgtctcccaaactgttccgccaccaatcccagggctgctacacgtcacgtgatactcccgagccccagggtaggcggccggcgaggtgacgtagtgtgacgtcatcctccacttcagctgggactcagtctgggtatcttcatgatcttgccctctcgtgacaatatatataatataatctaGAGAAAAGAgcatatttatttagtgtaaatgaaacaaaagcagctgtattaataatgataaaaaatgttaaaaagttcATAGAAAATTAGTGTTTACTGATTAATTTGAGTTTCTTTCACTTACAGAATGCTTAATTATGTAAGGGACTCCCCAGATTGTGGAGATCCCAACATTGTGGAAGCCCGTGGCCCCTGGGCAGCTGCCCTCTTTGCCCACTCCTAAATCAAGGGCCCTgcacaaatttctctctctctctctctctctctctctctctctctctctctctgtctgtctgtctgtctgtctgtctgtctgtctgtctgtctgtctgtctgtctgtctgtctgtctgtctgtctgtctgtctctctctctcctctgtctgtctgtctgtctgtctgtctgtctgtctgtctgtctgtctgtctgtctgtctgtctgtctgtctgtctgtctgtctgtctgtctgtctgtctgtctgtctgtctgtctgtctgtctgtctgtctgtctgtctgtctgtctgtctgtctgtctgtctgtctctctctctctctctctctctctctctctctctctctctctctctctctctctctctctctctctctctctctctctctct includes:
- the LOC135112200 gene encoding uncharacterized protein LOC135112200, with product MAAKEITLADVMSALKAQGEVQHAELQAVTSSVDRVFKEVMGLVKEECSRVKDEVLSEVFTKDQVKGEVEKAASELRRYVDEVVAAQAPPVLSQHKGTLFRSSGRASETEGGSDEGEEDNSCHGSLNSFSPLAKVIPSPLRSPVNVLSPPPSPLASVKSYPSAASSTSRRLKDGTRRRPQEFDGTVSWEAYKTQFELLASARQWSRPEMAMQLVWALKGPALEVLNQLPAAQRCSYSKVTATLERRYGYQHQTEVFRTRFRARLRGPGETLTRLAQDLEVLVRRAYQEASEEMITILLRDQFVDAIDNQQLRIYVQQAHPKDLQEALARGLEMESFLRTTRERPSGNYVPQRVKAKKGAVQKAYSSPSPPLGEFRGKCYSCGQQGHTKRYCPQGSSSGKAFNGRAGQYQYKPCCWNCGQGHKTAECALVSPRDSKEAGGNGKRLVEGVERQPESQRPQST